The genomic region TAGAGCAATAAAATAAAGAATAATAAATATGAATTAATTTAGTTTTATTGGAGTGATTGATTTGATAATAGATTAAATCAATCACTCCAATATTATTGATTTTGCTAATAGCTATATACGACAAAAATAGTCTAATATAATTATTTTTTAATAAAAACGAAATATTAAATAGTTATAATTTAATTATAATACCCCTATACAGAGGGGAAAGGAGTGAAATTATGAAGTATGATTTAATAATTATAGGTGGAGGAGCAGCAGGGTTTGCGGCAGCAATGAAAGCAAATGAATTGAATAAAAAAGTATTGATAATTAATGATAACAATAATGTTGAAATTGGTGGTACATGCGTTAATGTGGGATGTTTTCCAACAAAACATATGTTATATAAAGCAGAATTAATACATAAAATATCTAATAATATTTTTGATGGAATAACTGCAAATGTAAAAATAAATTATGAAAAAATTGTTGAAGAAAAAAATAAATTAGTAGAAAATGCAAGAGAAGAAAAATATAAAAAAGTTTTATCTAATTTAGAAAATGTTGATTTCGTTAATGGAAAAGCAGAATTTATAGATAATAATTCAGTTATAGTTAATGGTGAAAAATATTTTGGAGAAAAGTTTTTAATTGCAACAGGTTCAAAAACATTTATTCCGCCTATTAAAGGTATAGAAAAAGTTAAATATTTAACAAATAAAACAGCTCTTGAATTAAAAAAAATACCAGAAAAGTTAATTGTTATAGGAGCAGGTGCATTAGGATTAGAATTTGCACAAATGTTTTCGAGATTTGGTTCTAAAGTTACTATAATAGAGGCAACAGAACATATTATGGGTGGAGTAGATAATGACTTTGAAAAAATGATGAATATTTATTTTAAAAAAGAAGGAATAAAAATTATTAGAAATGTAAAAATAAAAGAAATTAAGAATAAAAAAATTTTGTTTGAAAATAATGAAACGATGGATTTTGATGATGTATTAATTGCAACAGGAAGAATTTCAAATACTGATGATCTGGGATTAGAAAATACTAATATTAAATTAGGTAAAAAGCACGAAATTATTGTTGATAAATATTATCAAGCAGATGAAAATATATGGGCAGCAGGAGATGTAATAGGTAATCCAATGTTAGAGACAGTAGCTGCTAAAGAAGGATTTTTTGCAGTGAATAATATGTTTTTAGAAGAAAAGAAAAAAATTGATTATGATCTTATACCATATGCAATTTTTACAGATCCTCAGTTTGCAAGTGTTGGAATAACTGAAAATGAAGCTAAGAAAAGAAAATTAAAATTCAAATGTAATTTTGTAAAGATAGAAAATTTACCCAAAGCTCTTGCAATTAAAGATACTAAAGGCGCTATAAGATTAGTAGTTGATAGTGAAAGTGAAACAATTATAGGTATTCAATTAATGTCTCCGATGGCTGCAGATATCATTCATGAAGCCACTATGATTGTAAAAAATAAAATGAATATTAATGAAGTAATTAACACTGTTCATATATTTCCAACATTATCAGAAATAATAAAATTAGGAGCTCAAGATTTTAAAAGGGATATAACAAAAATGAGTTGTTGTGTTGAATAGGAGGTTTGAATATGAGTAATGATACAAAAAATAAGCAAAATTTTAGAGTAATTGGTATGACATGTGCAACATGTGCTAAAACTGTTGAAAAAGCATTAAAAAAAGTAGATGGTGTAAAATTTTCCGCTGTAAATTTAGCTACTGAAACAGCGTTTGTTGTTTCAGATGAAGAAATTCCTTTCGAAGAATTAAAGAAAGCTGTTCAAAAAACAGGGTATGATATTTCTCTAGATATTAGTCAAGATATAGAGAAAAAAAGATATGAAGAAACAAAGAAAAATTTAATTTTATCATTATTATTTACTATTCCAATTTCTGTGATGATGTTAGTTCATATGTTATGGAGAGAAATACCTGGATTTTCAGTAATTGAAGTAATAATTGCCGGATTTGTTATATTTTACACCGGTAAAAAAACAATAAAAGGTGCATGGATAGCATTATCCCATTTTCATACTAATATGGATACCTTGATTTTGTTTGGATCAGTAGCGTCATGGATTACAGCCTTATTAAATTCTTTTGGTTTGCCAATAGCATCTTTTGGAACAATTGGCGCAATGATAATGGCTTTGCATTTAACAGGTAGATTTATTGAATCACATTTGAGAGATAAAGCAGCAAAAGAAATAAAAGCATTGATGAATATGCAAGCAAAAGAAGCTAGAGTTTTAGTTGAGGATGAAGAATTATTTATGCCGATTGAAGCAGTGAAAGAAGATTTTATAGTTTTAGTAAAACCTGGTGAAAGAATTCCTGTTGATGGTGAAATAATAGAAGGTAAATCATCTATAGATGAATCAATGATAACAGGGGAATCTATTCCTATTGAAAAAGAAGAGAATGAAAATGTAATTGGAGGGTCATTGAATTTAACTGGAGTTGTAAAAATAAAAGTAACAAAAGTTGGGGAAGATACATTTTTATCTCAAATGGTTAAATTAATACAAGAAGCACAAGGTGCAAAAGTTCCTATACAAGCATTAGCTGATAGAATAACATTATGGTTTGTACCCATTGTTATGACTTTAGCTGTATTAAGTGGATTGATATGGTATTTTAATTTTTATTCACTAACAGGATTTATAAATAATATGAGAAATGTATTTCCATGGATTTTAAATACAAATGATCCATTATCCTTTAGTGTATTTGTTTTTGTAGCTACTATAGTAATAGCATGTCCTTGTGCATTGGGATTGGCTACACCAATGGCTTTAGTTGCTGGTACTGGACAAGCCGCAAAAAAAGGATTGATAATCAGAAATGCAGAAGCAATTCAAACATCAAAAGATGTAAAGGTAGTAATAATGGATAAAACAGGAACAATAACCCAAGGTAAACCTATTGTAGTAGAACATAACATACCTAAAGATAAAGTTAAAATTATTTCTTCAATAGAAAGTATGTCAAACCATCCTTTAGCTAAAGCGATATCTGAAATGACGGAAGAAAGAGTAAAAATAGAAGATATTGAAGAAATATCAGGATCTGGGGTAAAGGGAATATTTGAAGGAAAAGAATATTTTATAGGTAAACCAAAAAACAATTATGATGAATTAAATAGTAAAGCATATACAGTAATTGAGGTGTATGAAGATAATAACTTATTAGGTTATATTGCAATAACAGATAAAATTAGAGAAGATTCGAAAATAGCTATTGAAGAATTTAAAAGAATTGGTATAATACCAGTTATGGCAACTGGTGATAATGAAAAAACAGCTAAAGCTGTTGCTAAAGAAGTAGGGATAGAAGAAGTTTGGGCTGGAGTTAAACCAGAAGATAAGTTAAATATAGTAAGAAATTATCAAGGTAAAGGATTTAAAACATTAATGGTTGGAGATGGAATGAATGATGCCGCAGC from Marinitoga aeolica harbors:
- the merA gene encoding mercury(II) reductase, translating into MKYDLIIIGGGAAGFAAAMKANELNKKVLIINDNNNVEIGGTCVNVGCFPTKHMLYKAELIHKISNNIFDGITANVKINYEKIVEEKNKLVENAREEKYKKVLSNLENVDFVNGKAEFIDNNSVIVNGEKYFGEKFLIATGSKTFIPPIKGIEKVKYLTNKTALELKKIPEKLIVIGAGALGLEFAQMFSRFGSKVTIIEATEHIMGGVDNDFEKMMNIYFKKEGIKIIRNVKIKEIKNKKILFENNETMDFDDVLIATGRISNTDDLGLENTNIKLGKKHEIIVDKYYQADENIWAAGDVIGNPMLETVAAKEGFFAVNNMFLEEKKKIDYDLIPYAIFTDPQFASVGITENEAKKRKLKFKCNFVKIENLPKALAIKDTKGAIRLVVDSESETIIGIQLMSPMAADIIHEATMIVKNKMNINEVINTVHIFPTLSEIIKLGAQDFKRDITKMSCCVE
- a CDS encoding heavy metal translocating P-type ATPase, with the protein product MSNDTKNKQNFRVIGMTCATCAKTVEKALKKVDGVKFSAVNLATETAFVVSDEEIPFEELKKAVQKTGYDISLDISQDIEKKRYEETKKNLILSLLFTIPISVMMLVHMLWREIPGFSVIEVIIAGFVIFYTGKKTIKGAWIALSHFHTNMDTLILFGSVASWITALLNSFGLPIASFGTIGAMIMALHLTGRFIESHLRDKAAKEIKALMNMQAKEARVLVEDEELFMPIEAVKEDFIVLVKPGERIPVDGEIIEGKSSIDESMITGESIPIEKEENENVIGGSLNLTGVVKIKVTKVGEDTFLSQMVKLIQEAQGAKVPIQALADRITLWFVPIVMTLAVLSGLIWYFNFYSLTGFINNMRNVFPWILNTNDPLSFSVFVFVATIVIACPCALGLATPMALVAGTGQAAKKGLIIRNAEAIQTSKDVKVVIMDKTGTITQGKPIVVEHNIPKDKVKIISSIESMSNHPLAKAISEMTEERVKIEDIEEISGSGVKGIFEGKEYFIGKPKNNYDELNSKAYTVIEVYEDNNLLGYIAITDKIREDSKIAIEEFKRIGIIPVMATGDNEKTAKAVAKEVGIEEVWAGVKPEDKLNIVRNYQGKGFKTLMVGDGMNDAAALKGADIGVAIGSGTDLAIDNADIIIVKGGVSKIVDAVEISRKTFSIIKSNLFWAFFYNVIAIPAAMAGLLHPAIAETAMAFSSITVVLNSLRIKGR